The genomic segment ATGCTACGCCGTCTTGTTTTTGAAAATCTTCCATGAACAGAATTTGATGAGGGTGAATATTCTGTATAGGCAAGCTTTTCTTGCTTGTCTCTTTTGCATCAAAACATATTGGAATGCTCTGTACAACCCCAATATAGTCTACGGTACTTTTTTGGTCAAAATATGCTAAAGTGATGGTTCTGCTTTTTTGATCAATTTGAATAGGTTTAATTGGGGTAGGCACTTTTTGAATCACTGCCAAGCCCCTTGACCTATATCTTTCATTGGTAAAATTAATCAGTTCTTCTAATGTACTTCCTCTTAAACCTCTGGTGTTCCAGTATCCCATAATAACACTCCAAATTCTTTTTTTACTATATTAGCATAAATCTTAAATCTATTCATTGAGTATTTTGTAAAAATGTATTATACTTAATAGTGTAAGGAGGAATATGTAATGATTGGTATAAAATGGATAATTAAATTATGTGCCTTTGCTCAGGAAATTTTTCAGTATCTGTCTATGGATTTAGAAAATCAGGCTGTTTATTTAGAAGAAAAATCAAGATATAGGATGGCAAGAAAAAAATATATGCTACTCGATAATTATGAAAAAGTCATTGACTTAAGTCGCCGTCTTCAAGACTATAAGCAAGTATTCATTTATCAAGTAAAAAACAACCAAATATATGAAGCGATGCAAACAGCAGAAATCTATGAACTGTATGAACTGGGCGCTCCCCTTTGCGAGAAAGAAGGAGAGTTTATTAAAGCTGCTCACATGTACTCCTACTTCAATCCTATCAAAGCAGCATCCCTATATAAACAAGAACGCATCTGGGATAAAGCCGCTAATTGTTACATAAAGGCTATGCAATGGCTTAGAGCAATCGAATGTATCGAGCACATTTCTTCGGAAGAATTAAAGAAAAAATATTATAAAAAAATTGAGCAAATAGGTGAGGAATTGTCTTCAAAAGGAAATTATGAAGAGGCCATAAAACTTTTTACACGAATCAATTCTTTAGAAAAAGCTTTAAATCTTTCTGAGCAAATAAAGGATGAAAATACTTCTAAGATTCTTTATGAGCAATTGGCAAGACAAGCATTGGATCAGAATGATATTCAACAAGCTGCGTATTATTATGAAAAATTGGATACTTCAAAAGCCTTTTCATTATATATAAAAATACAGGATATTGATAATGCTGCACGCCTGCTGATCAATCAAGAGAAATGGGAAGAAACTGTATATTTGTATTTAAAAAATGAAAATGAAGACAAGGCTATAAAAATTGCAAAAGAACATAATTTACATGCTCTTTTACTTTCATATTATAAAGAAAAGAAAAACTATGAAAAAATCTTATGGATTTTTGAAGAAACTAGTAATATCAATGAAGGTATTAAATATTTTAAAGAAGAAAATATGCTTGACTATGTTGCTCATTTGGCAAAACTACTGCCAAAGTCTTCTGAAACAGCTGCTGTTTTAAAGGACATTGGATATTATGAACAAGCAGCCCATTATTATCTTTTGGAAGACAATAAAGAAGAATGTAAAAATTGCTTGATGCTGTCCGGTAAAACTCCGTTAGAAATTGAAAATTACTTTTTTATTAAAAATTATCCTGCATAATTTTAGGGTGAACAATGTTCACCCTAATTATATTTGAAAATATTTTTTAAAAATCAATCTTTAATTTTTCTTTGTCGCAAATCTCTCTGTATATATAGGGCAATTCTGCTTTAAAACTATGATTTTCCAAGTACTTGAATTCCTCAGGGCATTCTGTAAACTTTACTTTATAGGCATGTAAAAACTGATGTTTCAAATGATATTTGGCTTTAAAATAAGCATTAACTTTATTGTCTCCGTACTTACTATCTCCAATAATCGGATGGTTTATTTTAGAAAGATGGGCTCGAATTTGATGGGATCTTCCTGTAATAAGTTGTATTTCTAAAAGCGTATAATGAGAATTGCTTACTATGGGCCTGTAATGGGTTTCAACATATTTGCTTCCCTCTTCGTACGCATCAATGATTTCTACTTCATTTGATTTTATGTTCTTCTTATGATAGCCTTTTAAAACTCCCGGTGTTTTTATAACACCTTTTACAATGGTTAAATAATACTTTTGGATTTTATTCTCTTTAATCATCTGATTCATCGTTTGAAGTGCGTTGAGCGATTTCCCCACAATAATGATCCCACTGGTATTTCTGTCTAGACGATTACAAATAGCAGGCGTAAAACCCGTAGCTTTTTTAGGGTTGTAGTCTCCTTTATCTACTAAATAAGACAAAACTTCATCCATCAATGTATTTTTATCATTATTTTTATCTGGATGAACAAGAAGCCCTAAAGGTTTATTGCACAGCAAGATATGCTCATCTTCAAATATGACTGAAAATGTTTTGTTGACTTTACGGACATATTTTTGCACACGAAATTGATCAATTGTCTCATCTGCTAGGTACAACTGTATGATATCACCTATTTGGAGTTTTTCATTTCCTTCTCCCTTTTTACCATTATATTTAATCCGCTTTTTTCTAAGCATTTTGTATATGAATCCCTTAGAACTCTGGTTCAAATATTTCATTAAAAATTTATCCAAACGTTGATTGGAATCATTCTGTGTAATGTGTATCTCTTTCATCTGCTCACCCGTATCTTCTTTCATATCTTGATCATAAGAAAATCGCCTGAACAGGCGATTTTCTTATGATTATTTCCTTAAGATTATTTTCTTATGATTACAAAGTTATCGCTCAATATTAACTGTATTGGACTTCGCATCCCAAAGCACCTTATAGCCTAACTTTTCAAATTCTCTTGAAGGGATATAGGAAGTTCCACCAATAACTTTAGCATTTAAGTAATTTTTTGCACCATTTTTCTCTACATAAGGTTGCTTTTTGGCTGAATCCCAATTTATATTTTCTCCTAATATGTTGCCAATCTCTTTTAAAGGAAGGTAAGAAGTTGAGTCAATCACTTTTATACCAAGTTTTCCTTCTTGATTACCTGATGTATAAGAACCATTCTTCAAATTAATATTTAATTTAATTGGTTCATTAATAGCGGATTCAGCTATCTTTCTTAATTCAGTCATTGTTAAGATATTCTCTGTTGGAACTGTAAAAGTAACAGAATCAATTCCCTTAACTGTTTGCTTTACTATGCAAGAACCCTTAAACGATTTTTCAGCATTTGCAGCATCATGATAATTAATTTTTCCACTAAAATCTACAACATATGCATTATCTTTTGTTTTTTCAAGAGAATATTCAAACTGAGATCCTTCCCACATGCTAATTGAACTGTCAACAGCCGATAAACCAAGATCAATTTGAGATTTATATAATTCTTTATTATCTTTAATATTATTCACCATACTATTTAAAAACATATTAACTTCATTAATTTTATCATTATCCAGTCCAAGATTAGGTATTTCTTGCTTTAAATAAACGTCCAATTCTTCAATATGATCTATTGAGTATTTAAGGAAAGAAGCAAAAACATTTACTGTATCCTGTAATGACAAAGAAACAGTATATTTATTATTGCTTTCTTTAACAATGCCCATTTCATATTCATCGTATACTTTTTCCATTAAATCTTTGTAGTTCTTTTGCCATTCTTTATTCATTTTAACAAAAGAACCAAGATC from the Defluviitalea raffinosedens genome contains:
- a CDS encoding Holliday junction resolvase RecU → MGYWNTRGLRGSTLEELINFTNERYRSRGLAVIQKVPTPIKPIQIDQKSRTITLAYFDQKSTVDYIGVVQSIPICFDAKETSKKSLPIQNIHPHQILFMEDFQKQDGVAFLLVYFIEYDQYFMLPFEILKKYWDRAQEGGRKSIPYEAFPKELEIFSKGGAYIHYLEALNTYLVGKKQNRNKK
- a CDS encoding RluA family pseudouridine synthase, whose amino-acid sequence is MKEDTGEQMKEIHITQNDSNQRLDKFLMKYLNQSSKGFIYKMLRKKRIKYNGKKGEGNEKLQIGDIIQLYLADETIDQFRVQKYVRKVNKTFSVIFEDEHILLCNKPLGLLVHPDKNNDKNTLMDEVLSYLVDKGDYNPKKATGFTPAICNRLDRNTSGIIIVGKSLNALQTMNQMIKENKIQKYYLTIVKGVIKTPGVLKGYHKKNIKSNEVEIIDAYEEGSKYVETHYRPIVSNSHYTLLEIQLITGRSHQIRAHLSKINHPIIGDSKYGDNKVNAYFKAKYHLKHQFLHAYKVKFTECPEEFKYLENHSFKAELPYIYREICDKEKLKIDF
- a CDS encoding copper amine oxidase N-terminal domain-containing protein: MKKIRVFPLVLIMVMIFSLLTGCSKEEKGLYNLSQEMNGLDKYQITGEMSFSLDQVDPELFGLSSQELSLVQSILNNYNFTFDAKIDTVASKLIFTNYIQNKNTGEQKVLLTVLSDGNKVYLKMDDFFNYIKSFGNEETNREIDREFASVQYISIDRQEMKDMFTELYNSELLAEQLTKVYFDLGSFVKMNKEWQKNYKDLMEKVYDEYEMGIVKESNNKYTVSLSLQDTVNVFASFLKYSIDHIEELDVYLKQEIPNLGLDNDKINEVNMFLNSMVNNIKDNKELYKSQIDLGLSAVDSSISMWEGSQFEYSLEKTKDNAYVVDFSGKINYHDAANAEKSFKGSCIVKQTVKGIDSVTFTVPTENILTMTELRKIAESAINEPIKLNINLKNGSYTSGNQEGKLGIKVIDSTSYLPLKEIGNILGENINWDSAKKQPYVEKNGAKNYLNAKVIGGTSYIPSREFEKLGYKVLWDAKSNTVNIER